Within the Leptotrichia sp. oral taxon 498 genome, the region TAATTTGTCTTCTAACAAATTCAAATCTTTTTCTTCAGATTCTCCTGCGAATGCATTGCCTACAACAACGTCAACAGTTTCTGAAATCATTCCTTCAATCAATTCTCTTAAATTCTCATTTTTTAAAATGGCATCTCTTTGCTCATAAACAGCTTCCCTTTGAGTGTTATTTACATCGTCATATTCAATAAGACTTTTTCTTGATGAAAAGTTTCGGCTTTCAATTCTTCTTTGTGCATTTTCAACCGATTTTGTAATTTGTTTATGACGAATGTCCTCATCTTCATCAATTTTTAATATTTTCATCATAGATTTTAATTTGTCTCCACCAAAAAGTCTCATCAAGTCATCGTCTAATGACAAATAAAATTCTGATGCTCCGGGATCTCCCTGACGGCCAGCACGACCTCTCAACTGATTGTCAATACGTCGAGATTCATGTCTTTCGGTCCCTAAAATGAAAAGTCCTCCAGCTTTTAGAACTTTTTCTCTATTCTCAGCGCACTCTTTCATATAGGTTTGATAGATATCCTCATATTCAGGCGTTCCTTTTATAGCAACTTTAGAAGCAAAAGATTCAGGATCTCCACCAAGTTTTATGTCGGTTCCCCTCCCTGCCATATTTGTCGCAATTGTTACAGTTTTAAATCTTCCAGCTTGAGATACAATTTCCGCTTCTCTTTCATGATGTTTTGCATTTAATATTTCATGCGGAATTCTTGCTTTTTTAAGTAGTGCCGAAACTTCTTCCGAGTGCTGGATAGATGCAGTTCCGACTAAGACTGGCTGTCCTTTTTCATATAATTCTTCAATTTTTCTTGCTATTGCTCGATATTTCGCATTTTTATTCATATAGATAACATCTGGCAAATCTTTTCTTATAACAGGTTTGTTTGTAGGAACAACTATAACTTTTAAGTTATAAATTTGTTTAAATTCTTCTTCTTCTGTTTTAGCTGTCCCCGTCATTCCTGACAATTTTTCGTACATCCTAAAATAATTTTGCAGTGTGATAGAAGCTAGAGTCTGATTTTCTCCCGCAACTTCCAAATGTTCTTTGGCTTCAATCGCTTGGTGAAGCCCGTCCGAATATCTTCTACCTTCCATAAGTCTTCCAGTAAATTCGTCAACTATTATAACTTCTCCATCATTGTTGATGATGTAATCTCTATCAATTTTAAACAGTTCTTTCGCTTTTAATGCCTGTGTTAAAAAGTGTGTAAGTTCAACATATTCAGGTGAATAAAGGTTATCAATTTTCAAAATTCTCTCAACGTTTTTAATCCCTTTGTCTGTAATTGTAACAGTATGTGATTTTTCATCAACTTCATAATCTTCCCAATCTTCGTCAGGAATTACAGTATTTTTTTTATCTTTTATTTCTTCAGTTTTGTAACTTCTTTTCAATCTTTTAGCAACTTCCGCAAAAGTGTTGTACCACTCTGTCGTCTCTTCAGCCGCTCCAGATATAATTAACGGAGTTCTCGCTTCATCAATTAAAATCGAATCCACCTCGTCGACAATTACAAAGTTATGTCCTCTTTGAACTTTTTCTTCAAGTGAACCAACCATGTTATCCCTTAAGTAGTCAAATCCAAACTCACTGTTTGTTCCGTAAGTTATATCCGCTTGGTAAGCGATTTTTCTCCGTTCTTGAGTAATATTTCCACCGATAAAATCAGATCTCAATCCCAAAAATTCAAATAACTCAGCCATGATATCCCTATCCCTTTTGGCTAAATAGTCGTTTACGGTCACGACATGCACCCCTTTTCCAGTTAGTGCATTTAAGTAAATAGGAAGTGTCGACATAAGTGTTTTACCTTCTCCAGTTTTCATTTCTGCAATACTTCCCTTATGCAAAATCATACCACCTATGATTTGGACATCGTAGTGACGCATTCCTATTATTCTTTTAGACGCTTCTCTTACAGTAGCAAACGCTTCTATTAAAATATCATCTAAAGTTTCTGATTTTGAAATTCTTTCTTTAAATTCCACAGTTTTGTGCTGCAATTGTTCATCTGTCATTTTTTCAAATAGTGGTTCAATTTCATTAATTTTCTCCACTACTTTTCTCATTTTTTTTATTTCTCTTTCATCTGAAGTTCCAAATATTTTTTCTCCAAGTTTTTTTAACATTTTATTCTTCTTTTTCCTTTCGATTTAAATTTATTTAATTTAATTAAAATTTTTTGTAATTAAAATCGAAAATTTTTATTCTCTTATTCGCAAGTCATTCTCTTTTCTTTTTTCAAAAAATCTGTCATTTTGGAATAAGTTTTTATTTCTTATTACATCGTCGAAAAAATCTATATTTTCATTAATTTTTGTAATAACGTGAAATTCATTTCGTGAATTGCTTTCAATTTTTTTTCTTTTTCCAATTTTTTTAAGTTCTTTAGCAAAGACATCATTTTTATCACTATTTATTTTGCTAATTTCATTCGCAATATCATCAATATCTTTATGCGACAAATTATTGTCGTTTACAAAGTTATTAAGTTTACTTGTGAATTTTGGCGTTCCCAAAAGACTCGAATAAGTCATCATAAAAATAATGCTCATAACGACTAAAACTATATTTTTTTTATTCATCTTGTCATTTCCTTATAAAATTTTAATATGCATTGTGTTCATTTAAAAGAATAGTTCCCTTGAAAAATAAAGTTATTGCATAAAGTTATTATATCAAATATGTTAAATTATATCAATAAAAAAATAGGAAAAATAGAAAGCTAAATAAATAAAAATTATTGTAACTTAACTTTAACTTCTTATTTTCAAAAAGAATGCAAGAATATTCAAAATCCAAAATTGCAAAGGATAAAAAATATAGAAAAACCATTTGTGAATTGGTGCCTTGCTTCCTTTTTTTCCATTATACAAAAATATGAATGGCAAAAATAAAAATGTTAAACCGTCGCTGTTATAGCAAAAACTGTCAAACCATGCTCTTGAATTAGGGTATTTTGCAGGATTTAACGATGGCGTAAATAATGGAATATATAACATATTCAAAATTAAAAATGTTATTATCTGCTTTTTTCTATTTCCATAGAATGCCCAAAAACTAATCATTGTAAACAAAGTCTGTATTCCACCTTCAAGTCCCATGATATAATTTCCAATCACAATAGGAACAAAAGAAAATACCAATCCCAAAATAAAAAGAAAAATTCCTAAAATATTATAAATTACTTTTTTACTACTTCTCCCTTTTTGCAAGAAATAAATTATTGTAAATCCAATCGCAAGACTTAAAAAAATATTATCTACTATTTGATATCTTTCTCCTAGTATGATAAATGAAATTACATTTCCAAATTGCATCAAAATAGCGGCTATCCACAATCTTGCCATATATTTTTTACGGTTTCTTGTATGATAAAAGCCTTCCACTGTAAAAAATGCAAATAATGGTGCCACAAATCTTGTGATTAAATGAATCCAAGATGGTAAAAATCCTGAAAATGCAAAAAATACTGAGTCTAAAAACATAAAAAATAAAGCAATATATTTCAACTGATTTGTATTTAATTTTTTCATAAAATCCTCCTCAAATATTATTTTTGTAAAAAATTATAACACTTTTATCAGATAGATTTATAATATTTTATATAAAATAATCTTTATTATTAAAAATAAATAAAATATTTTTAAAAATTGAACTAATAAATATAAAATTTTTATATTTGAAAAAATAAGCACATTATTTTAATATGTTTAGGTGTTGTATTTTAATTATAAAATCCATATTACAAATTCCAAAGTAAAAATTCCCAATCCTCATTCTTAATTTCTTCATTAGACCTGTTCGATAACCTTGTATAAAAAATTAGAATAGGGTATAATAATACTGGTGATGAAGATGATAGATAATATTGAAAGAATAAAAAAACTTAAAAAAGAGAATTATCAAAAAATTTTTGGCATAAAAAAAGATACCTTTGACAAAATGCTGAAACTTTTGAATGAAACATACATAACTGAACATTTGAAAGGCGGGCATCCGCCAAAACTATCAGTTCTTGACAGGCTTGTAATCATGCTGTCATATTATCGCGAGTATAGAACTATGGAAAATATCGCCTTTGATTACGGCGTTGCCAAAAGCACCATTTGCGAGAGCATCAAATGGGCTGAAGGCATACTGATAAAGAGCGAGGCTTTTTCCTTGCCTAAAAAAAGGGAGCTTGCTAATGATGTAGACATTGAGGCGGTATTGGCTGATGCTACGGAATGTGAAATTGAGCGTCCTAAAAAAAACAGCAGAAATACTATTCGGGGAAAAAGAAAAAACACACTGTAAAGGCTCAGATAGCTGTGAACGAGAAGGACTTGAAAATCCTTAATGTTTCATTTTCATATGGGAGCGTGCATGATTTCAAGCTTTTATGCGAAAGCGGCCTACATTTTTCAAAGGATGTAGTTTTAATTGCAGATAAAGGATATCTTGGAATCAACAAGATACACAGTAATAGCCTGATACCGAAAAAGTCGACAAAGAAGCACAAATTAACGAAAGAGGAAAAGAAATACAATTCAATTATTTCAAAGCGGAGAATTTACATAGAGCATGTGAACAGATGTATTAAGAAATTTAAAATAGTGTCTGGACGTTACAGAAATAAAAGGAAGAAATTTTTTATGAGATTCTCATTAATTTGTGCAATTTATAATTTTGAATTATAGGTTATCGAACAGGTCTAATTTAATAACTTCGTGGATTGAATAAGAAACTTAAAATAGAAGTTTTTATTTACCTTTAAATGTTTTGCTTCATCTCAATTTTTTTATTATGATTGAAAAATTTTTCAAATAATGGTAATATTATTCTTGTATAATTTTATAAAAATAAAAAAATTTTAAACATAATTATTAAAGGAGAAGAATGAAAAAAACACTTTATAAAAAAGTCTTTTCTGTAGGACTTCCAGTTGCAATAGAAAATATGATTTACAGCCTTATGAATTTTATTGACATATTTATGGTTGGAAAAAATAATGTAGCTCTTGGACTTGGAACAATTGCAGTTGCTGGAACAGGATTTGCCAATCAAATATTTATGATTTTCGTGACCTCGCTTTTTGGAATGAACAGCGGTGGCGGAATTTTAGCAGCTCAGTATTTTGGGAACAAAGATTATAAAAATTTGAAGCGATGCCTTGGAATTACAATAATTGTTGGATTTGTGTTTTCGTTAATTTTTTTCTTTGCAGGAATTTTTATTCCAGAAGTTATAATTTCGATATTTACAAAAGATGCAAATGTTATAAAAGTTGGAGCAGCATATATGAAAATAGTCGCTTGGGTTTATCCACTTATGGGAGTTGGACTTGCGTTTAATATGCAGCTTCGTGCGATTGGAAAGACAAAATATTCGTTTTATTCAAGTGTCATTGGACTAGTCGTAAACTTAATGTTTAATACTGTGTTAATATTTGGATATTTTGGTTTTCCTGCGTTAGGAGTTAGAGGGGCTGCAATTGCGACTGTCATTGCAAGAATCATAAGCACCTTTTATATAATTTTTATAATTTATAAATTGAAGTTGCCAATTGCGGGGAAAATAAGCGAATTATTTGATTTATCGCCACATTTTTTTGTAAAAGTTATGAAAATTTCGCTTCCAGTATTTTTGCATGAAATACTTTGGGTTTTGGGGTCAAGTGTCTACATCGTAATTTTTGGACGAATGGGAACAAATTATGCGGCTTCGATTCAGACGGTAAAAGCAATAAGCAGCTTAGTTTTAACATTATTTTTTGGACTTTCAAGCGCAACTTCAGCGATTATTGGAAATGAAATTGGTGCGGGGAATGAAGAAAATGCCTACAACTATTCTATGATTTTATTAAAAGTGTCATTTTTTTGTGGACTTTTAGTCGGACTTTTTGTGCTTTTATTCAGTCCGTTAATTTTGTCGCTGATGGGAATTTCTAAAAGCATTTACCCATTGACAAAGCAAATTGTAAAATCAGAAGTTTTTATAATTGTTGTAAAATCTTTGAGTCTGCAGCTTTTAGTTGGAATTTTAAGAGCTGGGGGAGATGTGATTTGGACGATATTTATGGATTTAATTCCGCTTTGGTGTGTTGCAATTCCAATCACATATTTTACAGGACTTCAGCTAGGGTGGCCAATTTATATAGTTTATTTACTTTCATGCAGCGACGAAGTCATAAAAATTTGGCCTTGTATTAAAAGATTAAAAAGTAAAAAATGGATTAATAATCTGGTAAGTTAGGGAGAAAAAAATATGAAAGAAAATATAAAAAAGAATATAATAAAAAGAAGTTTTACAATAGGAGTTTTATTTTTTCTTGTGTCTTGTTCTACAATAAAGACGCCACCTGAGGGAGTCGACTATGAAAGCCCGGTTAGAGATAGTAAAAATGTCGACTTTCACTATGATTTAACATATTTGGACAAAGATGGAAATATTAAATATGATAGAAAGATTTGGGATGCGACTTACGAAGTTGTCGATAATGCAAAAGATTATTTGGTAATCGAAATGTTTTTATTTAACGATATTTATAACAAAGATGTGGATAAATTTCCTGAATTTGCAAAAGAATACACGAGAAGGCTTGTGAAAAAGAAAATGGAAAATCCAAATTTAAAAGTATATATATTATCGGACGAAAATAATGATTTGTATGGAGCATTTGAGCATCCGCTTATCACAGAAATGAAAAATGCTGGAATTGATGTTATAGATGTGGATATTTACAAGTTAAAAGACACTTTTCCATGGTATTCGCCCATTTGGCGAAGTGTGATAAAACCTTTTGGGAACCCACAGGGAAAAGGATGGATTACTAATTTTTATGGACCGATGTGGCCAAAACTTACGCTTAGAAATTTATTTCGTGCTTTAAATGTAAAAGCTGACCACAGAAAGATTTTTTTGAATGAAGATAAAGTTGTAATTGCGAGTGCAAATATTCACGATCCTAGTTATTTTCATGAAAATGTGGCAATTTCTGCTGATGGAGAAATTACTAAAGACATTTTAAGAGATTTACAGCTGGTTGCAAAATTTTCAGGTGGAAATATAGATGTCTCAAGTGAAAGTGAAGCTAAAAAACCTGTTAATATAAAAAATTTTCAAGCATCAAAAATTAAATTTAAAGAAGATGAAAGTTTAAAATCAGATTTGCAAAAACAAGTTGAACAAATTGAGAAGAATAAAGGAAATTTTGTAGATAAAGGAACGAAAGAATTTTACGAAACGGGAGAACTTACAAAAAATGAAGATGTTTTGCAAAATGATGATCCAAATAATAGTTACAAAGTTCAATTTGAGTCAGAAGCTAAGATTGGTGAAAATTTAGACAAAGATATTGACAGTTTAAAAGCTGGGGACGAAGTTCTTATGGGAATGTACTTTTTGGCGGACAGACCAGTTATAGATAAACTTATTAAAGCGGCTAACCGTGGAGTCAAAGTGAGAATTATTTTTGACAGAAGCAGGGATGCTTTTGGAATGAGTACAAATGGACTTCCAAATAAACCTGTTTCAAAAAAATTAAAGAAAAAAACAAAGAATAAAATCGAGATAAAATGGTATTTTACAAACAATGAACAATTTCATACAAAGATAATGCTAATGAAAAAAACAGATGGAAATGTTATAATACATACAGGTTCTGCGAATTATATTAAAAAAAATATTCGTGGCTACATAATGGATGCCAATTTAAGAGTTTTGACAAATAAAGATTCTAAGCTGACAAAAGATGTCTACAACTATTTTGACAGATTGTGGGAAAATAGAGATGGACTGTTTACAATAAATTTTGATGATGAGCCAACGACGAAAGCAAGTCAAGACTTTATGTACAAAATATTAGATGCGGCGCAATTAGGTTCGTTTTAAAATAATAAAAAATATAAATAATTTTAAAAGAGAGGAAAAAACTATGAAAATGAGAAAAAAAATGACATTTTTGCTAATTATATTAGCACTGGGAACAATGACAGTATCTTGTAAAAAGAAAGCAAGAAACAATAAGTCGGCACAGACACAGATTTCAAATAAACCAATAAATACAGATATTTTCAATTTAGGAGCGAAACAAGCACAAGGAAATCCAAATATCCAAAATCTGACTCCTGAAGAACAACAAAAATTGATTGACAATCAAATTGATCCAGCAAAAGTTTCAGAAGCGTTGACAAAAGCGCAAAATGGAGATAAAGAATCAATTATGTCATTGGCACAACTTTATTACAATTTAAAAGATAATAACAAAGTAAAACAAATTTTGCAGTATGGAGTTGATAAAGGTTACCCTGAAGCAATTTATAATTTGGCAGTAATTTTAAAACAGGAAGGAAATACAGAACAAGCTAATAAACTTATGGCACAACTTCCAAGAACTGAAAGAGTTGTGAGAAGACAAGGGGGAAGAGTTGTAAGCAGTGGAGGACCTGTCATGATTAGACAGCTTAGAATGCGTCTAGGAGCTGAAGAATATAATAGAGCGGTAGATTTGGTAAGAGCCAAAAAATATGATGAAGCCAAAAAATATTTTGAAAAAGCCTACAATGCCGGAATAAAAGAAGCGGATGTCCGTATAGCGCTTATTAATAAAGAACAAAAAAATACAGATGAGTCTGTAAAATGGTTTCAAAAAGCAGCTAATCGTGGTGTAAAAGAAGCAAATTTTGAAGTGGGAGCAATGCTTTATGACAGTGGAAAACAAGAAGAAGCTAGACCCTATTTACTAAAAGCATATAAAGCGGGAAATAAATCACTTGCCATGCCTATTGCAATGTCGTATCATAACCAAAAAGATACAGCTGAAGCGGTAAAATGGTATAAAATTGCTGCACAAAACGGAGATAAAAATGCAAAAGCGACACTTGAAAGACTTGAAAGACCAAATTCTTCAGGTGAAAACAGTTCTACAACTAAAGGTGAAGAAGGAAAATCTAGAAACTCTACGACTTTTTTAGGAAATCAAAATTCAAAAAGTCTTACTGAAAGCACTTTAAACAGTGTTAAAAGTAAAGGTAAAGCTGAAGAGGAGAAAAAAATAGAGGAAAAGAAAGATACAAGCGAAAAACATAATAATGAAAAAAAAGAAGTAAATATAGATGAAATTATGAACAGTAAAGCAAAAGAATATAGCAAATAAAAAATATTGACATTTAAAAAAAAATGTTGTATACTAATTATACAATAATCAAATTAAATAACTTATCAAGAGAGATATTAGGGACAGGCCCGTTTTGAGTATCCAGCAACCTGTATTTACAAGGTGCTAAATCCTGGCATTGAATGCGAAGATAAGAATTATAATTCTCTTCCTAGCAGGAAGAGATTTTTTTTTAAATATTTGAAATGAAATTTAGGAGGAAAAAATGGGAAAAAAAGTTTATTTTACATCAGAATTTGTATCACCGGGGCATCCAGATAAAATTTGTGACCAAATTTCTGATTCAATTTTGGATGCTTGTTTAAAAGATGATGAAAATTCAAGAGTTGCTTGTGAAGCGTTTGCAACAACTGGACTAGTTGTTATAGGTGGAGAAATTACAACTAAAACTTATGTAGATGTACAAAAAATTGTGCGAGAAAAAATAACTGAAATTGGATATAGACCTGGAATGGGATTTGACGCTGACTGTGGTGTGTTAAATACTATCCATTCTCAATCGCCAGATATTTCAATGGGAGTTGACACAGGTGGAGCTGGAGATCAAGGAATTATGTTCGGTGGTGCGGTAAACGAAACTGAAGAGCTTATGCCGCTTGCGCTTGTTCTATCTCGTGGAATTATTCAAAAATTGACAAAACTTACTAGAAGTAAAGAGCTTTCTTGGGCTAGACCTGATGCTAAGGCTCAAGTTACGCTTGCTTATGATGAAAATGGTAAAGTTTTAGGAGTAGATACAATTGTATTATCAGTTCAACACAACGAAGAAGTTACGCAAAAACAAATTGAAGAAGATTTAAAAGAAAAAGTGATAAAACCTGTACTTGAAAAATATGATTTAAAAATTGACGAAGTTAGAAAATTTCACATAAATCCGACTGGAAGATTTGTAATTGGAGGGCCTCACGGGGATTCTGGGCTAACTGGAAGAAAAATTATAATTGACACTTATGGTGGATATTTTAGACATGGTGGAGGAGCATTTTCTGGAAAAGATCCATCAAAAGTTGACAGATCGGCTGCCTATGCGGCAAGATGGATTGCTAAAAATATCGTTGCAGCGGGACTTGCCACTAAATGTGAAGTTCAGTTGTCTTATGCGATTGGAGTTGTTGAGCCGGTGTCAATAAGAGTCGAAACATTTGGGACTGGAACTGTTGACGAAACTAAAATTGAAGAAGCTGTTTCTAAAATTTTTGATTTAACACCTAGAGGTATTGAAAAATCGCTTAGTCTTAGAAAACCGTCGTTTAGATATCAAGATTTGGCGGCATTTGGACATATTGGACGAACTGATATTGATTTACCTTGGGAAAAGCTTGACAAAGTTGAAGAAATAAAAGAAGCATTAAAATAAAAAAAATTAAAAAAATAGTAAAATAAATTATGTAAATTTAGCATATTAATGAAAAAAGTACAAAACCATTTAATATATTTTAAAGGAGGAATTGTGAAAAAATTTAAAATTTTATTTTTCGTTATAGTTATTTTAATTTTAGGAATAGGGATAAAAAGTATTTTTTTTAAAAGTAAAACAAAAAATGATGATCCTGTGGTATTTAATTTAGGAATTAATTACAACACATTAGATCCACATTTATTTACGGAAATGATTTCTGCTCAAGTTGACAGTTCTATTTATGAAGGACTTTTGCGTCTTGACAAAAAAGGAAACTATACTGGTGGAGTGGCTGAAAGTTTTACAGAAAATAATAATAAGATGACTTTTAAAATTAGAAAAAATGCCAAATGGAGTGACGGTTCTAGGGTTACTGCAAATGATTTCGTGTTTGCATTTAGAAGAGTTTTAAATCCTAAAACAGCTGCAAGATTCTCAGAAATGCTTTTTCCAATAAAAAATGCGGAGAAATATTATGAGGGTAAAGCAAAAGCTGATGAATTAGGAGTTAAAGCGATAGATGATAATAACCTTGAAATAGAATTTGAACATCCAGTTGCTTACTTTAAATATATTTTAACACTTCCAATAACAGCACCTATTAAAGAAGATTTTTATAAAACTCACGAAAAGACTTTTGCTGTAAATTTAGATAGTTTTTTGTTTAATGGACCGTATAAAATAACAAAATTAAGCGATGGGGAAACATTACTTGAAAAAAATGAAAATTATTGGAATGCTAAAAATATAAAAATACCTAAAATAAAATACATTGTTTCTTCAGATTTCCATGCTGTAGATAATTTAATAGAAAATGGAGAAATTGATATTTCGAGAGTTGAAAACTATAATCTTGAAAAATATAGAAAAGATAAAACATTAAATTCTTTCTTAATAGGAAAACTGTGGTATTTAGATTATAATTTAAATAATAAATTTTTGAAAAATCAAAAATTAAGACAAGCTATTTCAATGGCGATTGACAGAGATGTGAATATAAAAAAAATAAAAAACAACGATGGTTCAATAGCCGCAAGATCAGTAATTAGTAATCAAATTTCTGGATATTCAAAAAAATATAGGGAAGAATATCCTGATAATAATTACATAAATGATAAAGATCCAAAATTGGCTAAAAAATTATATGACGAAGCATTAAAAGAACTTGGAGTGAAAGAGCTTGAACTGGGATTACTCGCAGGAAATTCTGATCCTGAAACATTGGAAATACAGCATATTCAGGAAGAATTAAGAGTAAAATTGGGATTAAAGACAAAAATAACAGTTGTATCGCTAAAAGAGCGTCTAAATATGACACGAAGCGAAAAGTACGACATCGTTCTAAATACTTGGTCACCAAAATATGACGATGCTACTACATATTTTGACAGATGGAAGACAAAAGATAATAAAAATGCTTCTGTTTGGCGAAAACAAAAATATGATTTGTTAGTTGACGAAATTTACAAAATGCCAAAAAGTGCTGAAAGGGATAAGAAAATTAACGAAGCAGAAAAAATCTTAATTGACGACGCAGTAATTGCACCAATTTATTTTGCAATCGAAAATACTTACACAAATCCTAAAATTCACGGACTTGTTCGAAGAGAAATAACAGGAATAACAGATTTTACATATGCGTATATTAAATGATTTATAATTTATTTTAACAACATAATTTAAATATAAAAAAGTTTCTTAAATAATGTAACTAAAAAATTGCATTTTTACAGAAACTTTTTTTATAAAATATTTTGTAAATCGAAAAAGAAAGAAAAAAATAAATAAAGAGAAAAAATTTGATATAATTTATTTTTTGTAGTAAAATATAAAAAAATATTAAATATTAAAGGAGTGAACTTATGAAACTAAAAAAATATTCTAAAATATTTATGGGTTTAACACTTTTAGGAATTTTGTCAAGCTGTACTACTGCACCACTTACAGGAAGAAAACAGCTTAGCCTTGTCAGCGATGAAAGTGTCAGAGAGAGCTCAATATCTTCTTACAACGAATTTATTCGTCAGGCGAGTGCAAAGGGACTTCTTGCTAATAATACGGCTGATGGGCAAAGACTTAGAAGAATAGGAAACAGAATATCTTCAGCGGTTGAACAGTATTTACGTGAAAATAATTTATCGAGTAAAGCTAAAAATTTGGACTGGGAATTTAACTTGATAAAAAGTAACGAAGTAAATGCTTTTGCTATGCCAGGTGGAAAGATTGCCTTTTATACGGGAATTTTGCCAGTGTTAAATACAGATTCTGGAA harbors:
- a CDS encoding phospholipase D family protein yields the protein MKENIKKNIIKRSFTIGVLFFLVSCSTIKTPPEGVDYESPVRDSKNVDFHYDLTYLDKDGNIKYDRKIWDATYEVVDNAKDYLVIEMFLFNDIYNKDVDKFPEFAKEYTRRLVKKKMENPNLKVYILSDENNDLYGAFEHPLITEMKNAGIDVIDVDIYKLKDTFPWYSPIWRSVIKPFGNPQGKGWITNFYGPMWPKLTLRNLFRALNVKADHRKIFLNEDKVVIASANIHDPSYFHENVAISADGEITKDILRDLQLVAKFSGGNIDVSSESEAKKPVNIKNFQASKIKFKEDESLKSDLQKQVEQIEKNKGNFVDKGTKEFYETGELTKNEDVLQNDDPNNSYKVQFESEAKIGENLDKDIDSLKAGDEVLMGMYFLADRPVIDKLIKAANRGVKVRIIFDRSRDAFGMSTNGLPNKPVSKKLKKKTKNKIEIKWYFTNNEQFHTKIMLMKKTDGNVIIHTGSANYIKKNIRGYIMDANLRVLTNKDSKLTKDVYNYFDRLWENRDGLFTINFDDEPTTKASQDFMYKILDAAQLGSF
- a CDS encoding helix-turn-helix domain-containing protein; translation: MIDNIERIKKLKKENYQKIFGIKKDTFDKMLKLLNETYITEHLKGGHPPKLSVLDRLVIMLSYYREYRTMENIAFDYGVAKSTICESIKWAEGILIKSEAFSLPKKRELANDVDIEAVLADATECEIERPKKNSRNTIRGKRKNTL
- a CDS encoding TraX family protein, coding for MKKLNTNQLKYIALFFMFLDSVFFAFSGFLPSWIHLITRFVAPLFAFFTVEGFYHTRNRKKYMARLWIAAILMQFGNVISFIILGERYQIVDNIFLSLAIGFTIIYFLQKGRSSKKVIYNILGIFLFILGLVFSFVPIVIGNYIMGLEGGIQTLFTMISFWAFYGNRKKQIITFLILNMLYIPLFTPSLNPAKYPNSRAWFDSFCYNSDGLTFLFLPFIFLYNGKKGSKAPIHKWFFYIFYPLQFWILNILAFFLKIRS
- a CDS encoding tetratricopeptide repeat protein, translating into MKMRKKMTFLLIILALGTMTVSCKKKARNNKSAQTQISNKPINTDIFNLGAKQAQGNPNIQNLTPEEQQKLIDNQIDPAKVSEALTKAQNGDKESIMSLAQLYYNLKDNNKVKQILQYGVDKGYPEAIYNLAVILKQEGNTEQANKLMAQLPRTERVVRRQGGRVVSSGGPVMIRQLRMRLGAEEYNRAVDLVRAKKYDEAKKYFEKAYNAGIKEADVRIALINKEQKNTDESVKWFQKAANRGVKEANFEVGAMLYDSGKQEEARPYLLKAYKAGNKSLAMPIAMSYHNQKDTAEAVKWYKIAAQNGDKNAKATLERLERPNSSGENSSTTKGEEGKSRNSTTFLGNQNSKSLTESTLNSVKSKGKAEEEKKIEEKKDTSEKHNNEKKEVNIDEIMNSKAKEYSK
- a CDS encoding MATE family efflux transporter; the encoded protein is MKKTLYKKVFSVGLPVAIENMIYSLMNFIDIFMVGKNNVALGLGTIAVAGTGFANQIFMIFVTSLFGMNSGGGILAAQYFGNKDYKNLKRCLGITIIVGFVFSLIFFFAGIFIPEVIISIFTKDANVIKVGAAYMKIVAWVYPLMGVGLAFNMQLRAIGKTKYSFYSSVIGLVVNLMFNTVLIFGYFGFPALGVRGAAIATVIARIISTFYIIFIIYKLKLPIAGKISELFDLSPHFFVKVMKISLPVFLHEILWVLGSSVYIVIFGRMGTNYAASIQTVKAISSLVLTLFFGLSSATSAIIGNEIGAGNEENAYNYSMILLKVSFFCGLLVGLFVLLFSPLILSLMGISKSIYPLTKQIVKSEVFIIVVKSLSLQLLVGILRAGGDVIWTIFMDLIPLWCVAIPITYFTGLQLGWPIYIVYLLSCSDEVIKIWPCIKRLKSKKWINNLVS
- a CDS encoding transposase family protein, whose amino-acid sequence is MNEKDLKILNVSFSYGSVHDFKLLCESGLHFSKDVVLIADKGYLGINKIHSNSLIPKKSTKKHKLTKEEKKYNSIISKRRIYIEHVNRCIKKFKIVSGRYRNKRKKFFMRFSLICAIYNFEL
- the secA gene encoding preprotein translocase subunit SecA; protein product: MLKKLGEKIFGTSDEREIKKMRKVVEKINEIEPLFEKMTDEQLQHKTVEFKERISKSETLDDILIEAFATVREASKRIIGMRHYDVQIIGGMILHKGSIAEMKTGEGKTLMSTLPIYLNALTGKGVHVVTVNDYLAKRDRDIMAELFEFLGLRSDFIGGNITQERRKIAYQADITYGTNSEFGFDYLRDNMVGSLEEKVQRGHNFVIVDEVDSILIDEARTPLIISGAAEETTEWYNTFAEVAKRLKRSYKTEEIKDKKNTVIPDEDWEDYEVDEKSHTVTITDKGIKNVERILKIDNLYSPEYVELTHFLTQALKAKELFKIDRDYIINNDGEVIIVDEFTGRLMEGRRYSDGLHQAIEAKEHLEVAGENQTLASITLQNYFRMYEKLSGMTGTAKTEEEEFKQIYNLKVIVVPTNKPVIRKDLPDVIYMNKNAKYRAIARKIEELYEKGQPVLVGTASIQHSEEVSALLKKARIPHEILNAKHHEREAEIVSQAGRFKTVTIATNMAGRGTDIKLGGDPESFASKVAIKGTPEYEDIYQTYMKECAENREKVLKAGGLFILGTERHESRRIDNQLRGRAGRQGDPGASEFYLSLDDDLMRLFGGDKLKSMMKILKIDEDEDIRHKQITKSVENAQRRIESRNFSSRKSLIEYDDVNNTQREAVYEQRDAILKNENLRELIEGMISETVDVVVGNAFAGESEEKDLNLLEDKLNEIFGYQIDLNRIEGKSAEEVSNLIYDDLIKIYDEKEKAVGDEVFRKIERYIMLEVLDSKWRQHLKDLTELREGIRLRSYGQRNPIHDYKIVGYDIYNEMIDAIKRETSSFILKLKVRGEEDTNNLTHEEVSNVKYEHTDDKIIIGDDYQQEVIPEKLEQPQRPLSRRERRERERRNI